A DNA window from Macadamia integrifolia cultivar HAES 741 chromosome 4, SCU_Mint_v3, whole genome shotgun sequence contains the following coding sequences:
- the LOC122075672 gene encoding anaphase-promoting complex subunit 11 has protein sequence MPTVTLPAFCYLKSENTMKLHSCPRFKTLFLLLPFVIRESLSTDCSTWSRPFPSDDGSIRVSGWQYRRRRWLHAVASWTWDAQDETCGICRMAFDGCCPDCKLPGDDCPLIWGACNHAFHLHCILKWVNSQTPQAHCPMCRREWQFKG, from the exons ATGCCGACAGTAACGCTGCCAGCGTTTTGTTATCTCAAAAGTGAAAATACAATGAAATTACATTCTTGCCCCCGATTTAAAaccctatttcttcttctacccttCGTTATTCGAGAGAGCCTTTCGACTGACTGCTCGACTTGGAGTCGTCCCTTCCCTTCCGACGACGGTTCGATTAGAGTTTCAGGTTGGCAGTACCGGCGCCGGAGGTg GTTGCATGCGGTAGCTTCCTGGACATGGGATGCCCAAGATGAAACATGTGGGATTTGCAGGATGGCTTTTGATGGTTGTTGCCCTGATTGTAAACTTCCAGGGGATGATTGTCCTCTAA TTTGGGGTGCATGCAATCACGCATTCCATCTTCACTGCATCTTGAAATGGGTGAATTCGCAGACTCCTCAAGCACATTGCCCTATGTGTCGTAGGGAATGGCAATTTAAAGGATGA
- the LOC122077039 gene encoding RNA-binding KH domain-containing protein PEPPER-like, with amino-acid sequence MAATDSTMEKTENGSASETETAPAPAPAPSTGSEAVTATSEAATATVEAGADNATEQHPETTAEEASEPEAPATTETPAEKKWPGWPGDSVFRLIVPVLKVGSIIGRKGELIRKMCEETRARIRILEGAIGTADRIVLISGQEEPEAQISPAMDAVLRVFKRVQGFSENEGAAAAVGAICSVRLLVASSQAINLIGKQGSLIKSIQESTGATVRVLSGDEVPFYATSDERIVEIQGDSLKVLKALEAVVGHLRKFLVDHSVIPLFEKTYTATISQDRGVEAWPDKTQNRLLTASQTGISSDYPISLKRDSIFLDRESQLDSQIPHSGVSLYGQDPALTGMRSSTLGRTAAPIVTQITQTMQIPLSYAEDIIGIGGTNIAYIRRTSGAILTVQESRGHPDEITVEIKGSSSQVQTAQQLIQEFISSHKEPVSSSYGKLDTGLRPYSQLPNTSYPSSSLSTQTLGGYGSSGVGGYNSSYRF; translated from the exons ATGGCCGCTACAGATTCTACCATGGAAAAGACGGAGAACGGTTCGGCGTCGGAGACGGAGActgcaccagcaccagcaccagcaccgtCAACAGGATCTGAAGCAGTGACGGCGACATCCGAAGCTGCAACAGCTACCGTGGAGGCGGGTGCTGATAACGCCACCGAACAACATCCGGAGACGACGGCGGAGGAGGCTTCCGAACCGGAAGCTCCTGCAACGACGGAGACACCGGCGGAGAAGAAATGGCCTGGGTGGCCTGGAGACAGCGTGTTTCGTCTCATAGTACCTGTGCTTAAGGTGGGTAGCATCATCGGTCGCAAAGGTGAACTTATCAGGAAGATGTGTGAGGAGACTCGGGCTCGCATTCGCATCCTCGAAGGCGCTATAGGCACTGCTGACCGCATC GTCCTGATATCTGGACAGGAAGAGCCAGAAGCACAAATATCTCCTGCAATGGATGCCGTACTCAGAGTATTCAAACGTGTTCAAGGATTTTCAGAGAATGAGGGCGCAGCAGCTGCTGTAGGTGCTATTTGTTCAGTCAGGTTATTGGTTGCATCATCGCAAGCCATTAATTTAATTGGAAAGCAAGGGTCTCTGATAAAGTCGATTCAGGAGAGCACAGGAGCCACTGTGCGGGTTCTATCTGGAG ATGAAGTGCCATTCTATGCTACTTCCGATGAGAGAATTGTAGAGATACAGGGAGACTCCTTGAAGGTTCTGAAAGCACTAGAAGCAGTGGTTGGACACCTGAGGAAATTCTTGGTTGATCATAGTGTGATCCCTTTGTTTGAGAAAACT TATACTGCAACAATCTCACAAGATCGTGGGGTAGAGGCCTGGCCTGATAAAACTCAAAATAGGCTTCTTACGGCTTCTCAAACTGGTATTAGCAGTGATTATCCAATTTCTTTGAAGAGGGATTCTATATTTCTTGATCGTGAAAGTCAGCTGGATTCCCAAATTCCACACTCTGGAGTATCTCTGTATGGACAAGACCCTGCACTTACTGGCATGCGCTCATCAACACTTGGCCGTACTGCTGCTCCAATAGTTACTCAG ATTACACAGACAATGCAAATACCTCTATCCTATGCGGAAGACATTATTGGGATTGGAGGAACAAATATTGCGTATATACGCCGTACCAGTGGAGCCATCCTCACTGTTCAGGAGAGTAGGGGTCACCCAGATGAGATCACTGTGGAAATAAAGGGATCCTCATCTCAGGTTCAGACAGCACAACAACTCATTCAG GAATTTATAAGTAGTCACAAAGAACCTGTTTCAAGCAGCTATGGCAAGTTGGACACTGGGTTGAGGCCTTACTCACAGCTACCCAATACTTCATATCCATCATCATCCTTGTCAACACAAACGCTTGGTGGATATGGATCCTCTGGAGTTGGAGGATACAACAGCAGCTACAGGTTTTAA